A single region of the Cytophagales bacterium genome encodes:
- a CDS encoding M23 family metallopeptidase: MARIKYYYDTDSCKYERIKISTLDVILNFMGFFFVAMLLAVGIVYITSNYFPSYNEVQLEKENEEFELYYKILNKELQLVNNMLTNLQQRDENVYRTIFEAEPVPLSIRKAGIGGSNRYKDLLEKGIEREDLIVNTFKKIDNLKKQMYIQTKSYDEILELAQDKAKMFASIPAIQPIANKKLKRLASGYGMRIHPIYKVRKMHTGIDFSAPRGTAIYATGDGKVRLIKQSYRGYGKQIEIDHGYGYITKYAHLRSFTVKPGQIVKRGEVIGYVGSTGTSVAPHLHYEVIHKRKKVNPVHYFFNDLTPEEYEEILKLASIENQSLS; the protein is encoded by the coding sequence ATGGCAAGAATAAAATATTATTACGATACTGATTCCTGTAAGTACGAGAGAATTAAGATAAGTACACTGGATGTTATATTGAATTTCATGGGTTTCTTTTTTGTTGCTATGTTACTTGCGGTAGGTATAGTATATATTACCAGTAATTACTTTCCTTCTTATAATGAAGTTCAGTTGGAAAAAGAAAATGAGGAGTTTGAATTGTATTATAAAATTTTGAATAAGGAACTCCAACTGGTCAATAATATGCTAACAAACTTGCAGCAAAGGGATGAAAATGTTTACAGAACTATATTTGAAGCAGAACCGGTGCCTCTGTCAATTCGTAAGGCAGGAATTGGTGGTTCTAATAGATATAAAGACCTTTTGGAAAAAGGAATTGAAAGAGAAGACTTGATCGTTAATACCTTTAAAAAGATTGATAATCTGAAAAAGCAAATGTACATACAGACTAAATCGTATGATGAAATACTGGAACTCGCCCAAGACAAAGCTAAAATGTTCGCATCAATTCCGGCAATACAACCAATTGCCAATAAAAAGCTCAAAAGATTAGCTTCGGGTTACGGAATGAGGATCCACCCTATATATAAAGTAAGAAAAATGCATACTGGTATTGATTTTTCGGCACCAAGAGGAACAGCGATATATGCTACGGGAGATGGTAAAGTAAGGCTCATTAAGCAAAGTTACCGGGGATATGGTAAACAAATTGAAATTGATCACGGCTATGGATACATAACAAAATATGCACATTTGAGATCATTTACTGTTAAACCCGGTCAAATTGTAAAAAGAGGGGAAGTGATAGGATACGTTGGCAGTACAGGCACCTCTGTAGCGCCTCACTTACATTATGAGGTTATCCACAAAAGAAAAAAAGTAAATCCCGTACATTATTTCTTCAACGATCTTACCCCTGAAGAATATGAAGAGATCCTGAAATTAGCCTCTATAGAGAATCAATCTTTATCGTAA
- a CDS encoding peptidoglycan-binding protein translates to MHIGIGATSTTIPEVFLTLIERFQRYTTHVKSPHDKYDNSIYSPKSAIFLSRDSGSNKLYINSLEGFSTSVYDLDSMKRIQIIKHKFRSQNAYLFSDTTVFGYKFQYRKKDYNIFSGKPVESCFSHSGKYLWITYYRRDYDQNAASPSALAIVDTESDKIIRVMPTGPLPKMITASPDNKYIAVTHWGDNTIGLIDISSDSVANFKYIKHLVVEKQLKLKYSKGEKINRDHNCGYCLRGTVFTPDSAYLLVARMGGGGIAVFDLESKSYIGTVFGMQDNIRHIIICNNELFIGTNSSGYVQKTNLEEFLKQKLENKGSNDTITDWKSCYAGIGVRTIACTSDGKYVFAAVNNESKIVAIRSADMKIVATIKADSYPVGLSLSDDNSLLTVTSQGKKGKGGNSVMVFKVEYN, encoded by the coding sequence GTGCATATAGGAATAGGCGCTACTTCTACCACTATCCCCGAAGTATTCCTGACCCTCATTGAAAGGTTCCAGCGTTACACCACCCATGTAAAAAGCCCTCACGACAAATATGATAATAGTATTTATTCACCTAAATCTGCGATATTTTTGTCCCGGGACAGTGGGAGTAATAAGCTATATATAAATTCTTTAGAAGGTTTCAGCACTTCGGTTTATGATTTGGATTCAATGAAAAGGATACAAATTATTAAACATAAATTTAGAAGTCAAAACGCTTATTTATTTTCTGATACAACAGTTTTTGGTTATAAATTTCAATACCGTAAGAAAGATTATAATATATTCAGCGGAAAACCGGTAGAGAGCTGTTTTTCTCATAGCGGGAAATATTTATGGATAACATACTACCGCAGAGATTATGATCAAAATGCAGCAAGCCCGTCTGCTCTTGCTATTGTTGATACAGAGAGTGACAAGATCATACGTGTAATGCCGACCGGTCCATTACCCAAGATGATCACTGCCTCACCTGATAATAAATATATTGCAGTAACTCACTGGGGTGATAACACTATTGGGTTGATTGACATAAGCAGCGATAGCGTAGCAAACTTTAAATACATCAAACACCTTGTAGTTGAAAAACAACTAAAGCTAAAATACAGTAAAGGAGAAAAGATAAACCGTGACCATAATTGTGGTTACTGTCTGAGGGGGACGGTATTTACGCCTGACAGCGCATACCTGTTGGTAGCCAGGATGGGTGGAGGTGGGATTGCCGTATTTGACCTGGAATCAAAATCGTATATCGGCACTGTATTTGGGATGCAGGATAATATCCGCCATATAATAATATGCAATAATGAACTATTCATCGGTACAAATAGTAGCGGCTATGTTCAAAAAACCAACCTGGAAGAATTTTTAAAGCAAAAACTTGAAAACAAAGGGAGTAATGATACCATAACCGACTGGAAAAGCTGCTACGCTGGTATTGGGGTAAGAACAATAGCCTGCACTTCTGACGGTAAATATGTTTTCGCGGCTGTAAATAATGAAAGTAAAATAGTTGCAATCCGTTCTGCAGATATGAAAATAGTCGCTACAATTAAAGCTGATTCTTATCCTGTAGGCTTATCACTATCAGATGATAACTCACTACTAACAGTAACTTCGCAGGGTAAGAAAGGGAAAGGAGGAAATTCGGTGATGGTATTTAAAGTTGAATACAATTAA
- a CDS encoding MerR family transcriptional regulator, whose product MPYKEKEIEKKYYTIGEVAEMFGVANSLIRFWEKEFDIINPKKNKKGNRRYTKDVIENIKLVYHLVKEKGYTLQGAKEIIKSKKNKTLNHIEVIKSLEKVKAFLVELKDRI is encoded by the coding sequence ATGCCATACAAAGAAAAAGAAATAGAAAAAAAATATTATACAATAGGCGAGGTGGCTGAAATGTTTGGTGTTGCCAACTCTCTTATCAGATTCTGGGAAAAAGAGTTTGATATTATTAATCCTAAAAAAAACAAAAAAGGAAACAGGCGTTACACAAAAGATGTCATTGAAAATATTAAATTAGTTTATCACTTAGTTAAAGAAAAGGGCTACACACTACAGGGAGCAAAAGAGATAATTAAAAGCAAAAAAAATAAAACCTTGAATCATATTGAAGTAATCAAATCACTGGAAAAGGTAAAGGCGTTCCTGGTGGAGTTAAAAGATAGAATCTAG